A stretch of DNA from Allomeiothermus silvanus DSM 9946:
CCCGCACCTCTTCCGGCAGGTAGGGGGAAGCCCAAACCCGGTAGGTCCACACCTCCCCGTCCCGCACCCCACTCCAGGTCGCCTCCGTCTCCCCGGGAAGACGCCTTCCCGCCATCCCCTTGAACACCTCCAGGGCCCAGGACAAAAGCTCCTCCTGGTTCCCCTTCAGGACCAAGAGATAGTCCCCCCTTTTTTCCGCACCCGGGCCGCCACCTCAGGGTACAGGTACCCCGCGTCCCCCACCACCACCTTGCCCTCCAGCTCCCTCGCCTCCAAACGGTCCAGAAGCTCCAGGAAGGCCTTCTCCTCCCTCCCTTCCGCCCGGGCCTGGGCCAGGGTGGTATGGAGGTGCAGGGCCAGGACCTCCACCAGCTTGACCTGGGGGCTTTTCCCCTTGCCGCTTCCCCGCAGGTGCTTCCCGTCCACCACCAGGACCTCCCCAAGGTCGGCTTCGGGGAAGACCTGGCCAAGGGCCGCCTGGAGCTTCTCAGGATCCAGGCGGTGAAGGAGAAGGGTGATGGCGGTGTGGCCTGGGGCCTTGCGCAGGCCCAGGTGGGGCAAGAGGTGGGGGTTGGCGCGGGCAAAGCGTTCCACGCCGCGCAGGGAGTCCACGCGGCTCAGGAAGGCCACCAGGATGAGGGCCAGAAGGCCCCACAGGGGGTACCGCCGGTTGTGGGCCCGGGGGTCCGGGACCTGAGATAGCGCCTGGCGCAGAGTCATGATCTTTCTCTACCCCAAGGGCTGTATATCGGTCAAGTCTGGTAACACCCCCTCCTAGCTTGCATCGAAGGCATCCGCGAGCGTACAATAAGGTCCGTCTGAGGCAGGGCGCACCCGCCCGGGCATGCAAACCAGCCCTTAAAACTCCAACGGCGAGTCCGTTTTTCAAAGTCTTTTTACCCAAGGGAAGCTCGGGTAAACTGATAAGACCTTGCTTGAGCCAATGGTCTATTGGCTAACTGCTAACAGTTAACCCGCTTTTATGGCTGGTTCATGCCCGACAAGACTTAGAAAGGAGCCACTATGGCCTACAGAGACGAGTTCGGCACGCGCAAAACCCTTTCCACCCGGATGGGCACGGTACACTACTACGACATCCAAGAGCTGGAGAAACAAGGCATCGCTGAGGTGTCCAAGCTGCCTTTCTCTATTCGGGTGATGCTCGAGAGCCTGCTGCGCAATGAAGACGGCTACAAAGTCACCAAGGACGATGTGGTGGCCTTGGCCAGGTGGCAGCCCGCCCCTGGTGAGATCAACGTGCCGCTAATGCTTTCTCGGGTCATTCTGCAAGACTTCACCGGGGTTCCCGCAGTGGTGGATCTCGCCGCCATGCGGGACGCGGTAGCCAAACTGGGGGGCGACCCCGAGATGATCAACCCCACGGTACCTGTGGATTTGGTCATCGACCACTCGGTGCAGGTGGATTTCTTCGGAACCAGCTACGCCTTTGCCCAGAATGTCGAGCTCGAGTACCAGCGCAACGAAGAGCGCTACCGGCTCATCAAGTGGGGTCAAAACGCACTCAAGGGCTTCCGCGCGGTGCCGCCAGGAACTGGGATCGTTCACCAGGTCAACCTCGAGTACCTCGCCAGCGTGGTGATGAGCCAAAAAGACCAAGACGGCAAGGTCTACGCCTTCCCCGATTCCTTGGTCGGCACCGATAGCCATACCACCATGATCAACAGCCTGGGGGTACTGGGCTGGGGCGTGGGCGGCATCGAAGCCGAGGCGGTGATGCTCGGTCAGCCCTACTACATGCTGGCCCCCAAGGTAATCGGTTTCAAGCTTTCCGGCGAGCTACCCGAAGGGGCTACCGCCACCGACTTGGTACTGCGCGTCACCGAGATGATCCGCAAGCACGGGGCGGTGGGTAAGTTTGTGGAGTTCTACGGCCCCGGCGTCTCCAAGCTGCCGCTCGCGGACCGCGCTACCATCGCCAACATGTCGCCAGAGTACGGCGCTACGATGGGCTTTTTCCCCATTGATGAAGAAACTCTAGCCTACCTCCGGCTTACCGGGCGTTCGGAAGAGTTGGTGGATTTGGTAGAGAAATACGCCAAAGCTACCGGCCTTTGGCGCACTGACGATGCAAACCCTTCGTACAGCGAACACCTGGAACTCGACCTCTCCACCGTGGAACCGTCCCTGGCAGGGCCTAAGCGTCCACAGGATAGGGTCAGGCTGAGCGAAGTAAAGCAAAGCTTTCAAGAACATCTCACCAAAGACGTCAAGGAGCGCGGATTCGGGCTTAAGCCGGAGCAGCTGGAGAAAAAAGTAAGGGTCAAACGGGGCCGTGACGAGTTCGAGATCACCCACGGCTCGGTAGTGATTGCCGCCATTACCAGCTGCACCAACACCTCCAACCCCTCGGTGATGTTAGGAGCCGGGCTTTTAGCGAAGAAGGCGGTAGAAGCCGGGCTCGAGACCCAGCCTTGGGTCAAGTCGTCGTTGGCCCCCGGCTCCAAAGTGGTGACTGAGTATTTGGATGCCGCCGGGCTCACCCCTTTCCTGGAAGCCCTTAAGTTCCACACCGTGGGCTATGGCTGTACCACCTGCATCGGGAACTCCGGCCCTCTGCCGGAGGAGATCTCCAAGGCCGTGAAAGAAGGCGATCTGGTGGTGGCGGCGGTGCTCTCGGGCAACCGCAACTTTGAAGGTCGGGTCAACCCTGACGTAAAGGCTAACTACCTGGCCTCGCCCATGCTGGTGGTGGCCTACGCCTTGGCAGGTCGGATGGACATCGACTTCACCCGTGAGCCCCTGGGCTATGACCCTAACGGCAGGCCGGTCTTCCTCAAAGACATCTGGCCCAGCCAGGAAGAGATCAAGGCCACTGTCCACCGCACCCTCGACGCCGAGATGTTCCGCCGGGAGTACGCCAGCGTCTTCGAGGGCGACGAGCGCTGGAAGGCTCTCTCAGCTCCCACCGGCACGCTGTACCAGTTCGATCCGGCCTCTACCTATATTCAAAACCCCCCCTTCTTCGAAAACCTTACCGAAAATCGGGAAATTGGCGACATCAAAGGAGCGCGGGCTTTATTGGTGCTGGGAGACTCGATCACCACCGACCACATCTCCCCTGCTGGGAATATCGCCAAAAACTCCCCCGCGGCCCGTTACCTGATGGAGCACGGGGTAGAACCCGCTGACTTCAACAGCTACGGCTCGCGGCGTGGCAACCACGAAGTGATGATGCGCGGCACCTTCGCCAACATCCGCATCAAAAACCTCATGCTCGAGGGGGTGGAAGGCCCCTACACCAAGAAGCTTCCCGAAGGCGAGCAGATGTTCATCTACGACGCGGCCATGCGCTATAAGGCGGAGGGCACTCCGCTGGTGGTGCTGGGCGGGAAGGAATACGGCTCAGGTTCTAGCCGCGACTGGGCGGCCAAAGGCACTTTCCTGCTAGGCATTAAAGCGGTAATTGCGGAGAGCTTCGAGCGCATCCACCGCTCCAACTTGGTGGGCATGGGTGTGCTCCCGCTGGTCTTCCAGGAGGGCCAGAATGTCCAAACCCTGGGCCTCACCGGGTACGAGACCTTCGACATCCTGGGCCTCGAGGACATCACCCCCGGCAAGGAACTGACCGTGGTGGCCACCAAGCCCGATGGCACCGTGGTGAACTTCACCGTAAAGGCCCGCATTGACACGGCTGTAGAGGTAGACTACTACAAGAATGGCGGAATTCTCCACACCGTGCTGAAGAACATGCTGGCGGAGAAAGCGAAGGCGTAAAGCAACCAGTATGGCCGGAGGTGGGCCTTTACCCGGCCCACCTCTAGCCATACTCCCCGATAGCACCAGGCTAATACCGGATTCAAAAAGACAGTTTACAAAAACCAAAACCCCAGAGGATGTCTTTTTGAATCCAGAGCACACCCCTCCCTCTCGGTCGGCGAAGAAAGCGTATCCCTTCCAAGGGGCGGTATCGCCCACCCCTCGCTTCGCTCGGCGAAACTACGCCACCGCTACGCGGATAACTTCGGTCGGGTTGATTCGTTACCGTTCGGTAGCGAATCAACCGAATCTGGTATAAGTGGGATAGAGGGCACCTGGCCGCTTATGGGTTTACGTGCAGCTCAGTAACAAGTTTGTAACAGGGCTCCGGTAACATAACCCAAATCAAAGTGAAGGAGTGCGCTATGGGTTCAATCCCGACATTGCCCGGCCTCGAGTCCCGGATGATCCAGACCCCGCGTATCCAGATGCACGTGCTGATGGGCGGGCCGAAAGATGGCATACCGGTACTCTTGGTTCACGGGAATGCCTCCTCCTCGACCTACTGGGAAGAGACCATGCTGGCTTTGCCCCCCAGCTTCCGGGCGATAGCCCCCGATTTGCGCGGCTACGGCGACACCGAGGACAAGCTGGTAGACGCCACCCGGGGCTGTATGGACTGGGTGGACGATTTGCTGGGGCTGATGGACGTTCTCGGTCTGCAAAAGTTTCACGTCGCCGGGCACAGCCTGGGCGGGAGCGTGGTCTGGGCAATGCTCGCTGCCCATCCCGAGCGGGTGCTGAGCGCGACGGTGATCTGCCCCGGCTCGCCCTTCGGGTTTGGCGGGACGAAAGGGCTCGAGGGCACTCCCTGCGCCCCCGACTATGCCGGTTCGGGGGGGGGAATCGTCAACCCCGAGTTTGCCCGGCTGATGGCCGAGAAGTACCGCGGCAGCGAATATCCAGCTTCGCCGCGCACGGTGATGAACAGCTTCTACTGGAAGCCACCCTTCAAACATCCACGCGAGGAGGAATTGCTCTCGGGATTGCTCTCGGAGCGGATCGGGCCGGACAAATACCCCGGAGACTTCGAACCCTCGCCCCACTGGCCGGGGGTGGCCCCGGGCAAGTTCGGCCCGGCCAACGCCATCTCACCCAAGTACATCGGGGACAGCGTGGAGCGGATGCTCACGGCCACCCCCAAACCCCCCATCCTCTGGGTGCGCGGCTCCGATGACCAGATCGTGAGCGATTTCAGCCTCTTCAATATGGGCACCCTGGGCAAGATGGGCGCGGTTCCCGGTTGGCCCGGCGACGAGGTGCACCCACCCCAGCCGATGGTGGGGCAGACCCGCTACGTGCTCGAGCGCTACGCCGCGAATGGCGGTTATTTCCGCGAGGAGGTCATCGCCGACACCGGACACTCGCCACACATGGAAAAACCCGAGGTCTTCGACCCGATTTTCCACGCTCACCTAAAAGCGGCGTCTTCGTAAAGCCAAACTCTAAGGAAAGCCAAGTCTCCCCCTTGCTGGGTGCCGGTAGGGGGTCGGAGGCGAAGCTTCCATGCGTGACGAGGAAGCTGATCTGCTATGCGGTCAAAAGGCATTCGCCTTCGTCTTATCCCCCCTCCCCCGGCGGAGAGGGAGCTAGTTCTCACATAATCTTCCCGGTTGGGTTATCCTTAGACCCAATCGGTGGCGTATTTCGCGGCGATAGCTGGGAGGTTTTGGTGGCCTTGAAACCCGTCAAAAAGGGGTGGATGCCGGAGCTTTGGGTCTCTAAGGTTCCGTTCGGAGTCGGGGAGCAAAAACCCAACAACTTCCTCGAGGTCTTCCGGGCGGCCTGGGAGAACCGGGATAACCTCGAGTACGCCTATCGCATCCTGAGTGACGGCTGCTGTGACGGCTGCGCATTGGGCACCTATGGGATGCGAGACTGGACCATCCAGGGCATTCACCTCTGCAACGTGCGGCTCAGGCTTTTGCGGCTCAACACCCTGGGGCCGCTGGATGTCAGGGTGCTGGAGGACGTCTCGAGCCTGGAGGACAAAACCAGCACCGAACTCCGCGAGTTGGGCCGCCTCCCCTATCCCATGCTGCGCAAGCGCGGCCAACAGGGCTTTACCCGCATCTCCTGGAGTGAAGCGCTGGACCGCATCGGCCTAAGGATTCTGCGCGCCCACCCAAAACGGCTGGCTTTCTACCTCACCAGTCGAGGCATTCCCAACGAAACCTACTACCTAGTCCAGAAAGCAGTACGGGCACTGGGTAGCAACAATATCGACAACGCCGCCCGCATCTGCCATAGCCCCAGCACCGTCGCGCTCAAGGAAGCCCTGGGAGTAGCCGCGACCACCTGCAGCTACAAAGACCTCATCGGCACTGACCTGATCGTGTTCTTCGGCTCGAACGTGGCGGTCAACCAGCCGGTGATGATGAAGTACCTCTACTACGCCAAAAAGGCCGGGACCAAGGTGGTAGTGGTAAATCCTTACCGCGAGCCGGCAATGGAAAAGTACTGGGTTCCCTCCGACCCCGAGAGCGCCCTTTTCGGCACGAAGATCGCCGACCGGTTTTTCCAAGTCGAGCCGGGAGGGGATATCGCCTTCATCCACGGGACGCTCAAGCACCTCATCGAGCAGGGCCAGATCAAACGGGAATTCATCGAAGCCCACACTACGGGATTCGACGAACTCCAAGACCTGCTGGCGAAAACCGCTTGGGAGAACTTCGAGACCGCCTCCGGCCTCCCTCACAGTGAGATGCAGGCCTTCGCCCAACTGCTAGCCCAAGCCGAGCGGGCCGTGCTGGTCTGGAGCATGGGTGTGACCCAACATTCCTTTGGCGAGGACACCGTGCAGGCGATCATCAATCTGGCGCTCTCGCGGGGCTACCTGGGCCGCGAGGGCTGTGGTTTGATGCCGATCCGTGGGCATTCGGGCGTGCAGGGTGGGGCCGAAATGGGGGCCTACGCGACCGCGTTCCCCCGTGGATTACCGATCAATTCGGAGAATGCGGCGCACTTGCAGGAGCTATGGGGCTTCGAGGTGCCCGACCAAGCCGGCCTCACCGCGCCGGAAATGCTCGAGGCTGCCCGGCAAGGCCAGCTAGAGGTGCTGTGGAGCATAGGCGGGAACTTCCTGGAGGTCTTGCCCGACCCCCATAGCGTGCGCGAAGCCTTGGGCAAAGTTCCCCTGCGGGTGCACCAAGACATCGTCCTCTCGAGCCAGATGCTCGTAGAGGGCGAGGAGGTGATCCTGCTTCCCGCCACCACCCGCTACGAGATCAAAGGCGGCGTCACCGAGACCAGCACCGAGCGCCGGGTGATCTTCAGCCCGGAGATTCCTGGCCCCCGCATCCGCGAGGCCCGGCCCGAAGGGGAGGTCCTGCTCGAGGTCGCGGCCCGGGCCCGCCCCTGGCTGGCCGACAAGCTGAAGTTTGAGGGGATGGATACGGTGCGGGCCGAGATTGCCCGAGTCGTCCCGCTTTATGACGGCATCCAGCACCTCAAAGCCAAGGGCGACGCCTTCCAGTACGGTGGGCCGCACCTCTGCCCAGACGGGGTCTGCCCTACCCCGGATGGAAAGGCCCACTTCAAGGCGGTGCCGCTCCCCGAGCGCCGGATCCCCGCCGGGGCCTTGCGGCTCGTCACCCGGCGGGGGAAGCAGTTCAACAGCATGGTGCACGAAGCTACAGACCCCATCAACGGGCTACCCAGGGATGCCGTGCTCATATCGGCTAGCGATGCTGCGCAGCTCGGGCTCACACCCGGTCAGAGCGTCGTCCTGAGCAACGAAAAGGGCAAGCTGCTAGGTAGGGTATTTATCGGGGAGGTGAAGCGGGGCAGCATACAGGTACACTGGCCCGAAGGAAACGTGCTGATCGGGGAGAAGCGCTCGCCTAAAGCCAAGATCCCCGGCTACAAAGATGCCTACGTCTTCATCAGCCCATCCCGAGGCCCTATCTCCGCTGTTGAGAGCGCATCATGAAAGTATCGGCCAGACCGCGTGTTGGCAGTAAAGTCAAGGTGCGGCGACTTGAAGTCGCGCCCAATCAAATCCGCTGGATCTCGGACGAACTGGCAACGGAGGAGCCGCTCGAGCTTCGCCTGGTTGCCGGGAATGAGCATCGAACCATCGCGGTAACCCTCCGCACCCCCGGCAATGACTTCGAGTTAGCGGCGGGATTTCTGTTCGGCGAGGGGGTCATCCAACGGCGGAGCGAGATCAAGCGCATCGCCTACTGTGTGGAAGAGGGCCAAGAGCAGCGTTACAACATCGTGAGCGTGGAACTCCGCAGCCAAGCCTTGCCCAGGTTACCTACCCTCGAGCGCCACTTCTTCACCACCAGCGCTTGCGGGCTTTGTGGCAAGGCCAGCATCGAGTCATTGTCGGCTCGAGGGTTGAGCCCGGTCTCGGGCGATTCTACGGTTTCGGCGAAGGTGCTACGGGAGCTACCCGAAAAACTGCGAAAAGCCCAGCAACTCTTCGACCTGACGGGCGGACTGCACGCGGCGGCGCTGTTTGATCTGGAGGGGAATCTGATTGCCCTCCGCGAGGACATCGGGCGGCACAACGCGATGGACAAGCTGGTGGGCTGGGCACTTTTGGAGGGCAAGCTTCCGCTCGCACCGTGCATCGTCGTGGTGAGTGGGCGGGCCAGCTTCGAGCTGGTGCAGAAGGCCCTTGCCGCGGGCATCCCGATCTTCGCTTCGGTCTCAGCTCCCAGCAATCTCGCCGTGGACCTGGCGGCCTCTTTTGGTATGACCCTGGCGGGCTTCCTGCGCGGGGAACGCTTCAACGTTTATGCTCACCCTGAACGGATTCTGCTAGTCTAGAGGCAATGCCGCAAAAGCTATCCGCCATTCGCCATCAGCCTCGAGCGCATCGCTTACTGCATTCAGCGTTCAGCGCTCGGAGGGCGTCATGGTGCCAGCGGCAAGGAGGGGTTGCTTTGCCCGGCTGCTTTGCCCGAGGTATATTTTCGCCGAGCGGAGCGAGGGGTAGGGCAAACACACCTTGAGGAGCCATCATGAAAGCCTATCTTGGCGTCTATACCGCCCGCCTGGAGATGCCCTGGGTGCGCAGTCTCAAGGAGAAGAGGGCGCTAGTAAAGCCCGCGGTTGAGCGGCTGCGCTCACGTTTCCCGGTCTCGGTGGCCCGACTTGCCGGGCAAGACGATCACAGTTGGGAAGTGGTAGGTTTCACCGTGATGGGCTACGACATCGTCTGGGTCGAGACTATTTTGCGCGAAGCCGCCGATTTTCTGGCAGCCCAGGCCGAGTACGAGGTAGCCGAGGAGAACTGGAAGGTGGACGAGGTGAGCCTGGACGGTATTGTTCCGCTGTGGGCGCAGTAAAACCCCCTCTCGCCAGGAGGGGGTTAGGAAAGAGGTTTCTTAGACCTGAGGCGGGGTCTCGTTCTTGGGGGTTTCGGTGGCCTCGGGCTCCTCGCGAACCACCTCGAGCTTCACCTGCGCTACCAGCGCAGCTAGGGCGCCGATCGCAGCCCAAATGGGGGCCGCCAGGGCGAAGACGCCGCCGCCCAGCACACCCAAGGTCACGGGCATGGCGAGGAGTTCGTTGCCGTCCTTGGTACGGATGATTACCCGCCGGGCGTTGCCCTCCGCAAGCAGGTCTTTGAGCTTTTCCACCAACTGGCTTCCGGCCACCTCGATCTCCTCGACCCAGGTGCGCTTTTTAGTCTCTGGCTCGGGGGTGGTTGTGGTTTGGGTGGTCTCGTTCTCGTTCATGCTTTCCCTCCTCTAATAGCTACCTTACTCCCGTTTTCCCAACACAGCATGAGGCCTGCGAAGTTTGCGTCAATAGTCTGCCCAGTCGGACGTCGTTTTGGCAAACTCCGCTTCGGGGGCATCAGTGCATAGCACATTGCAGGCCCAGATCCCTCACCCACCCGCTGCCCAAAGTTCCGCTCACCCCCGCCCGGTATCCATGACCCGGTAAGCGACCGGGCAACCTCCTCGAGCCCCCCGATTAGCAATCCGTCCCGGTCTGGTAGGCACAACCCCTGGACACTTAGGGGGAAACCAGGTCCGGTAGCACCTTGCCAGGGTTGAGCCGCCCCGCCGGGTCCAGGGCCCGTTTAATAGCCCACAGGGCCTCCAGGCTCTCCCGGTCCAGCGCCTCGGTCATAAAGTCGCGCTTCATCAGGCCGATGCCGTGCTCGCCAGACAAGACCCCGCCGTGGCGCAAGGCCACCCGCGCCACCTCGTGCAGCATCTCCCAAACCTTATCCTCGTCGTCGCTTTCGGGGTCGAACATCACATTAGGATGAAGGTTGCCGTCCCCAATGTGCCCGAACTGCACCAGCGGGAAACCGTAGGCCCTACCCAACGCCTCGATCGAGCGCACCACTTCGGGCAAGGTCGAGCGGGGAACCGCGATGTCCTCGTTGAGCCGCTTGGGGCGTATCCGGCCCAAGGCCGGGCTTACGGAGCGGCGGGCCCGCCACAATTGCTCGGCTTCTTGCGGGTCGCGCGCTACCCG
This window harbors:
- the acnA gene encoding aconitate hydratase AcnA, whose translation is MAYRDEFGTRKTLSTRMGTVHYYDIQELEKQGIAEVSKLPFSIRVMLESLLRNEDGYKVTKDDVVALARWQPAPGEINVPLMLSRVILQDFTGVPAVVDLAAMRDAVAKLGGDPEMINPTVPVDLVIDHSVQVDFFGTSYAFAQNVELEYQRNEERYRLIKWGQNALKGFRAVPPGTGIVHQVNLEYLASVVMSQKDQDGKVYAFPDSLVGTDSHTTMINSLGVLGWGVGGIEAEAVMLGQPYYMLAPKVIGFKLSGELPEGATATDLVLRVTEMIRKHGAVGKFVEFYGPGVSKLPLADRATIANMSPEYGATMGFFPIDEETLAYLRLTGRSEELVDLVEKYAKATGLWRTDDANPSYSEHLELDLSTVEPSLAGPKRPQDRVRLSEVKQSFQEHLTKDVKERGFGLKPEQLEKKVRVKRGRDEFEITHGSVVIAAITSCTNTSNPSVMLGAGLLAKKAVEAGLETQPWVKSSLAPGSKVVTEYLDAAGLTPFLEALKFHTVGYGCTTCIGNSGPLPEEISKAVKEGDLVVAAVLSGNRNFEGRVNPDVKANYLASPMLVVAYALAGRMDIDFTREPLGYDPNGRPVFLKDIWPSQEEIKATVHRTLDAEMFRREYASVFEGDERWKALSAPTGTLYQFDPASTYIQNPPFFENLTENREIGDIKGARALLVLGDSITTDHISPAGNIAKNSPAARYLMEHGVEPADFNSYGSRRGNHEVMMRGTFANIRIKNLMLEGVEGPYTKKLPEGEQMFIYDAAMRYKAEGTPLVVLGGKEYGSGSSRDWAAKGTFLLGIKAVIAESFERIHRSNLVGMGVLPLVFQEGQNVQTLGLTGYETFDILGLEDITPGKELTVVATKPDGTVVNFTVKARIDTAVEVDYYKNGGILHTVLKNMLAEKAKA
- a CDS encoding DUF503 domain-containing protein: MKAYLGVYTARLEMPWVRSLKEKRALVKPAVERLRSRFPVSVARLAGQDDHSWEVVGFTVMGYDIVWVETILREAADFLAAQAEYEVAEENWKVDEVSLDGIVPLWAQ
- a CDS encoding FdhF/YdeP family oxidoreductase, which translates into the protein MALKPVKKGWMPELWVSKVPFGVGEQKPNNFLEVFRAAWENRDNLEYAYRILSDGCCDGCALGTYGMRDWTIQGIHLCNVRLRLLRLNTLGPLDVRVLEDVSSLEDKTSTELRELGRLPYPMLRKRGQQGFTRISWSEALDRIGLRILRAHPKRLAFYLTSRGIPNETYYLVQKAVRALGSNNIDNAARICHSPSTVALKEALGVAATTCSYKDLIGTDLIVFFGSNVAVNQPVMMKYLYYAKKAGTKVVVVNPYREPAMEKYWVPSDPESALFGTKIADRFFQVEPGGDIAFIHGTLKHLIEQGQIKREFIEAHTTGFDELQDLLAKTAWENFETASGLPHSEMQAFAQLLAQAERAVLVWSMGVTQHSFGEDTVQAIINLALSRGYLGREGCGLMPIRGHSGVQGGAEMGAYATAFPRGLPINSENAAHLQELWGFEVPDQAGLTAPEMLEAARQGQLEVLWSIGGNFLEVLPDPHSVREALGKVPLRVHQDIVLSSQMLVEGEEVILLPATTRYEIKGGVTETSTERRVIFSPEIPGPRIREARPEGEVLLEVAARARPWLADKLKFEGMDTVRAEIARVVPLYDGIQHLKAKGDAFQYGGPHLCPDGVCPTPDGKAHFKAVPLPERRIPAGALRLVTRRGKQFNSMVHEATDPINGLPRDAVLISASDAAQLGLTPGQSVVLSNEKGKLLGRVFIGEVKRGSIQVHWPEGNVLIGEKRSPKAKIPGYKDAYVFISPSRGPISAVESAS
- a CDS encoding DUF4342 domain-containing protein is translated as MNENETTQTTTTPEPETKKRTWVEEIEVAGSQLVEKLKDLLAEGNARRVIIRTKDGNELLAMPVTLGVLGGGVFALAAPIWAAIGALAALVAQVKLEVVREEPEATETPKNETPPQV
- a CDS encoding alpha/beta hydrolase, whose translation is MGSIPTLPGLESRMIQTPRIQMHVLMGGPKDGIPVLLVHGNASSSTYWEETMLALPPSFRAIAPDLRGYGDTEDKLVDATRGCMDWVDDLLGLMDVLGLQKFHVAGHSLGGSVVWAMLAAHPERVLSATVICPGSPFGFGGTKGLEGTPCAPDYAGSGGGIVNPEFARLMAEKYRGSEYPASPRTVMNSFYWKPPFKHPREEELLSGLLSERIGPDKYPGDFEPSPHWPGVAPGKFGPANAISPKYIGDSVERMLTATPKPPILWVRGSDDQIVSDFSLFNMGTLGKMGAVPGWPGDEVHPPQPMVGQTRYVLERYAANGGYFREEVIADTGHSPHMEKPEVFDPIFHAHLKAASS
- the fdhD gene encoding formate dehydrogenase accessory sulfurtransferase FdhD, encoding MRRLEVAPNQIRWISDELATEEPLELRLVAGNEHRTIAVTLRTPGNDFELAAGFLFGEGVIQRRSEIKRIAYCVEEGQEQRYNIVSVELRSQALPRLPTLERHFFTTSACGLCGKASIESLSARGLSPVSGDSTVSAKVLRELPEKLRKAQQLFDLTGGLHAAALFDLEGNLIALREDIGRHNAMDKLVGWALLEGKLPLAPCIVVVSGRASFELVQKALAAGIPIFASVSAPSNLAVDLAASFGMTLAGFLRGERFNVYAHPERILLV